A section of the Sander vitreus isolate 19-12246 chromosome 19, sanVit1, whole genome shotgun sequence genome encodes:
- the neurl4 gene encoding neuralized-like protein 4 isoform X1: MAAELHPRSGKLIGLSNSNRTARRNQPVQEFNHGLVLSKEPLRDRDVFTVRIDKKVNSWSGSIEIGVTALDPAALDFPSSATGLKGGSWIVSGCSVLRDGRSVLEEYGRDLDQLAEGDRVGIQRSSRGELHLWVNGQDCGSAASGLPPKLWAVVDLYGKCTQVTVVSCEPPPPSTEKETIGRAEEVDDDDDEEEEEEEEEVVVCGSREDAGITALMNVAAMNGNEVPELSCSRPDKFPNNLQPDTVLTEHQLFDVFNKAIVSFYRSEDEGGGEDGGGGGGGGGGVAGGRGGGGGNSGSDSSSRNDRGSSSGGAVNSDSGTGTAGGSAGEGGNTNNSPAGNGGVGLAAVTGAMTTNDALLFHEKCGTLIKLSNNNKTAERRRPLDEFNNGVVMTNRPLRHNEMFEIRIDKLVDKWSGSIEIGVTTHNPNNLDYPATMTNLRSGTIMMSGCGILTNGKGTRREYCEFSLDELQEGDLIGLMRKASGALHFYINGIDQGVAAAQTPGVVYGVVDLYGMAVKVTIVHNHNHSDRLRRNNAIMRALSPDVGRPRPALSLTPDSEGPDRLLFHANCGQKAAIISEGRTALRPHATDDFNHGVVLSSRPLRSNEVFQVRIDKMVDKWAGSIEIGVTTHNPAYLQLPSTMTNLRSGTWMMTGNGVMHNGTTILDEYGHNLDRLKAGDTVGVVRKEDGSLHFFVNGVAQGPAAWNIPPSVYAVVDLYGQAAQATIMDDMVDFLPLPEDSSEGPTAMSPGSPCSVGGASTTNDLRFHHLHGTNAVITNGGRTALRQNCRSEFNDAIVISNRCLRDGELFEIIIQKMVDRWSGSIEADFLLPPLCPGVTAIRPDELEFPNTMTDIDYDTWMLSGTAIMQDGNTMRNNYGCDLDSLTTGSRIGMMRSASGDLHYYINGVDQGVACTGLPSEVYAVIDLYGQCVQVSITSSSGPLDNSLCTSNITEKSFPIHSPVAGVAHRLHNKHGKNVVLLGDGCQGVRVGGYAHGIVFSAKELKVDELFEVRIDEVDEQWCGSLHIGLTTLAPPELPSCPLSGLSPSLTQLRTKVTWLLCGSEVRRNGVLQRQNYGCSLDRLTVGNRVGVKRCSDDTMHIFIDGEDMGPAATAVAKNVYAVLDLYGRITAVSIVSSSLIEDMESVKAPSLASDSCSEGEEDCTPVREVETGPCALVPTVMAFLENHGKNIQLSNQNLTAARVSSYNQGLLVTAQPLARQQLFQFQIDRLNPSWTSSLSLGVIGHSPDRLNFPSTACCLKRSAWLLQRDSIFHNSLKICENYGPNLDTCPEGTVLGLLVDANSCLHLYVNGMDQGVAAQDIPSPCYPFIDLYGQCEQVTIVKDSVPAVGGENGETRCQGDMEKADMVDGIKESVCWTPPPEINPSKTCEYQALCSRFKDLLTLPDGYFDEDAKYNLCYCESCHKLRGDEAYYKRGEPPRDYALPFGWCRFALRIKPHCEVSNALKKWHIAYHGTSVGALRRTLDHSQLLPGMSSIFSVSPVKAEGPNGYSEPEENSAPGREVPRVRLSPTMRYSGMEIFAPKVQFRDPRSHRSHQAQVGFQVCVRPGSYKVGPQTLGHSEPLDPRFSNSEIEWITKEQGGTLLYGLLIRVE; encoded by the exons ATGGCGGCGGAGCTTCATCCGCGGAGCGGAAAGCTGATCGGCCTGTCCAACTCGAACCGAACCGCCCGGCGCAACCAGCCAGTCCAGGAGTTCAACCATGGCCTGGTGCTTAGTAAGGAGCCGCTGAGGGACCGGGACGTCTTCACCGTCCGTATTGACAAGAAG GTGAACTCGTGGAGCGGTTCCATTGAGATTGGTGTGACGGCACTGGACCCCGCCGCGCTGGACTTCCCCAGCAGCGCCACAGGCCTTAAGGGCGGCTCCTGGATCGTGTCAGGCTGCTCAGTGCTACGTGATGGGCGCTCGGTCCTGGAGGAGTACGGGCGCGACCTCGACCAGCTAGCCGAGGGCGACCGAGTGGGCATTCAGCGCAGCTCCCGCGGGGAGCTCCACCTCTGGGTAAACGGCCAGGACTGCGGTTCGGCCGCAAGCGGCTTGCCGCCCAAGCTCTGGGCAGTGGTGGACCTGTACGGCAAGTGCACACAAGTGACGGTGGTGAGCTGTGAGCCACCACCGCCCTCTACGGAGAAAGAGACAATAGGGCGGGCCGAGGAggtggatgatgatgatgatgaggaggaggaggaggaagaggaagaggtggTGGTGTGTGGGAGTCGGGAGGATGCGGGGATCACGGCACTGATGAATGTGGCAGCAATGAATGGAAATGAAG TGCCTGAGCTTAGCTGCAGCAGACCAGACAAGTTCCCCAACAACCTGCAGCCGGACACGG TTCTAACAGAGCACCAGCTCTTTGACGTGTTCAACAAAGCAATAGTATCTTTTTATCGCTCTGAGGATGAGGGGGGAGGggaagatggtggtggtggtggcggcgGCGGAGGAGGAGTAGCAGGAGGACGAGGCGGCGGTGGTGGAAATTCAGGATCTGACTCCTCTTCCAGAAATGACAGGGGGAGCAGCAGTGGAGGTGCAGTCAACAGCGACAGTGGAACAGGGACAGCAGGCGGAAGTGCTGGAGAAGGTGGAAACACGAACAACAGCCCCGCTGGTAACGGAGGGGTGGGGCTGGCGGCTGTGACGGGTGCGATGACCACCAACGACGCGCTGCTCTTCCACGAGAAATGTGGCACACTGATCAAactgagcaacaacaacaagacgGCTGAGCGAAGGAGACCGCTGGATGAGTTCAATAACGGCGTGGTGATGACCAACCGGCCGCTCCGACACAACGAGATGTTTGAG ATCCGCATTGATAAGCTGGTTGACAAGTGGTCAGGCTCAATAGAGATTGGTGTGACCACACACAATCCCAACAACCTGGACTATCCTGCAACTATGACCAATCTGCgctcag GTACAATCATGATGAGTGGCTGTGGGATACTGACCAACGGGAAAGGAACCCGCAGGGAATACTGTGAATTCAGCCTCGATGAACTTCAG GAGGGAGACCTCATAGGGTTGATGCGCAAAGCCAGCGGAGCGCTCCATTTCTACATCAATGGCATCGACCAAG GTGTTGCAGCAGCCCAGACCCCCGGCGTGGTCTACGGTGTGGTCGACCTCTACGGCATGGCGGTCAAAGTCACCATAGTCCACAACCACAACCACAGTGACCGCCTCAGACGCAACAACGCCATCATGAGGGCTCTATCGCCCGATGTCGGCCGGCCCAGGCCAGCTCTTTCCCTCACTCCAGACTCGGAGGGGCCTGACCGACTGCTCTTCCACGCCAACTGTGGCCAGAAGGCCGCCATCATCAGTGAAGGCAGGACGGCGCTGCGGCCACA TGCAACTGATGACTTCAACCACGGCGTGGTCCTGAGCAGCCGGCCGCTTCGCTCCAACGAGGTGTTCCAGGTTCGCATTGACAAGATGGTGGACAAGTGGGCGGGTTCCATCGAAATCGGTGTCACAACGCACAACCCTGCATACCTGCAGCTGCCCTCCACCATGACCAACCTGCGCTCAG gGACGTGGATGATGACGGGGAATGGCGTAATGCACAACGGAACAACAATACTGGATGAGTACGGACACAACCTGGACCGGCTCAAG GCGGGTGACACAGTAGGCGTAGTGCGGAAAGAAGACGGCAGCCTCCACTTCTTTGTAAACGGCGTGGCTCAGGGCCCGGCGGCCTGGAACATCCCTCCCAGTGTCTATGCCGTGGTCGACCTCTATGGCCAGGCTGCTCAGGCCACCATCATGGACGACATgg TGGACTTCCTGCCTCTCCCAGAGGACAGCTCAGAGGGTCCCACAGCCATGTCCCCCGGGAGCCCCTGCTCAGTCGGAGGGGCCAGCACAACCAACGACCTGCGTTTCCACCACCTACACGGCACCAACGCCGTCATCACCAACGGGGGGCGCACCGCCCTGCGTCAGAACTGCCGCAGCGAGTTCAACGACGCTATCGTCATTTCCAACAG GTGCCTTCGAGACGGAGAGCTGTTTGAAATCATTATTCAGAAGATGGTGGACCGCTGGTCGGGTTCAATAGAAGCAG ATTTTCTCCTCCCCCCTCTGTGTCCAGGAGTGACAGCCATCAGGCCAGATGAGCTCGAGTTTCCTAACACTATGACTGATATCGACTATGACACTTGGATGCTCAG TGGAACGGCCATCATGCAGGATGGCAACACGATGCGCAACAACTACGGTTGTGACCTGGACTCCCTGACCACGGGCTCACGGATTGGCATGATGCGCTCAGCCAGCGGCGACCTCCATTATTACATCAATGGTGTGGATCAAGGAGTCGCCTGCACCGGCCTGCCATCAG AGGTGTATGCTGTGATCGACCTGTATGGTcagtgtgttcaggtgtccaTCACCAGCTCTTCAGGCCCGCTGGACAACAGCCTATGTACCAGCAACATCACTGAGAAGAGCTTTCCCATCCACTCACCAG taGCAGGCGTTGCCCATCGGCTCCACAATAAACACGGTAAGAACGTGGTGTTGCTTGGCGACGGCTGCCAGGGCGTCAGAGTGGGAGGTTACGCTCACGGCATCGTGTTCAGTGCGAAGGAACTCAAAGTGGACGAGCTGTTTGAG GTGAGGATTGATGAAGTGGATGAGCAGTGGTGCGGTTCGCTGCATATCGGTCTGACCACACTGGCACCTCCAGAGCTGCCGTCCTGCCCGCTGTCAggtctctccccctccctcacgCAGCTTCGCACCAAGGTCACCTGGCTGCTCTGCGGCTCTGAGGTCCGTCGCAACGGAGTGCTGCAGCGCCAGAACTACGGCTGTTCACTGGACCGGCTGACG GTTGGGAACCGTGTGGGTGTGAAGAGGTGCAGTGACGACACCATGCACATCTTTATTGATGGGGAAGACATGGGGCCTGCAGCGACTGCAGTAgccaag AATGTGTATGCAGTTTTGGACCTGTATGGGCGGATAACAGCGGTGTCCATTGTGAGCTCTTCGTTGATAGAGGACATGGAAAGCGTGAAGGCGCCCTCGCTTGCCTCAGACAGCTGCAGTGAAGGAGAGGAAGACTGCACCCCCGTCAGAGAG GTTGAGACTGGGCCATGTGCGCTGGTGCCCACCGTCATGGCGTTCCTGGAAAACCACGGCAAAAACATCCAGCTGTCCAACCAGAACCTGACAGCAGCCAGAGTATCCAGCTACAACCAGGGCCTGCTGGTCACCGCCCAGCCGCTGGCTCGCCAGCAGCTGTTCCAG TTTCAAATCGACCGTCTGAACCCGTCATGGACGTCGTCGCTGTCGTTAGGGGTGATAGGTCATTCCCCCGACCGGCTCAACTTCCCCTCCACAGCGTGTTGTCTGAAACGCTCAGCCTGGCTGCTGCAGAGAGACTCCATCTTCCACAACTCTCTCaag ATATGTGAGAACTATGGTCCTAATCTTGACACTTGTCCGGAGGGGACGGTGTTGGGTCTGCTGGTGGACGCCAACAGTTGTCTCCACCTCTACGTCAACGGCATGGACCAGGGTGTGGCGGCGCAGGACATTCCTTCACCCTGCTACCCCTTCATCGATCTCTACGGCCAGTGTGAACAG GTTACTATAGTAAAAGACAGTGTGCCAGCTGTGGGTGGTGAGAATGGTGAGACCCGTTGTCAAGGCGATATGGAGAAGGCGGATATGGTTGACG GAATCAAAGAGAGTGTGTGCTGGACGCCCCCTCCAGAGATCAACCCCAGCAAGACCTGTGAGTACCAGGCACTGTGCTCACGCTTCAAGGACCTGCTCACCTTACCAG ACGGCTATTTTGACGAAGACGCAAAGTACAATCTGTGCTACTGCGAGTCCTGCCACAAGCTTCGGGGCGACGAGGCTTATTACAAGAGAGGAGAGCCGCCCCGGGACTACGCCCTGCCCTTCGGATGGTGCCGCTTCGCCCTCAG GATCAAGCCCCACTGTGAGGTTTCTAATGCACTGAAGAAGTGGCACATCGCGTACCACGGCACCAGTGTAGGAGCCCTGCGACGCACGCTGGACCACAGCCAGCTGCTGCCTG ggaTGTCGTCCATCTTCTCAGTGTCGCCAGTGAAGGCGGAGGGGCCTAATGGCTACAGTGAGCCAGAGGAGAACAGCGCCCCCGGCAGGGAGGTTCCCAGAGTGCGGCTCTCCCCCACTATGCGCTACTCCGGCATGGAGATCTTTGCCCCCAAAGTGCA ATTTCGGGACCCCCGTTCTCACCGCAGTCACCAGGCTCAGGTTGGGttccaggtgtgtgtgcgtccagGCTCCTACAAAGTGGGACCGCAGACGCTTGGCCACAGCGAACCCCTGGACCCTCGCTTCAGCAACTCAGAGATTGAGTGGATCACGAAAGAGCAGGGCGGCACACTCCTCTACGGACTGCTGATCCGGGTGGAGTGA